Genomic DNA from Patescibacteria group bacterium:
AGATTCCGCAGTACCGCCAGAACGGAACTAAGAAGCAGGAAGTAGGCGGGGGAAGCGGGTTTTTTGTGAGCGATGACGGTTATCTCGTGTCGAACGCCCACGTGGTGGCTGATGACTCGGCCGAATACACCGTATTTTTGACCGACGGAACAAAGTACGAGGCGAAGATGATCGCCAAAGATACCGTGCTCGACATCGCCCTCTTAAAGGTGGAGGCGAAGGGCGTGCCATATCTTTCGTTCGGCGATTCTGAGTCGCTCAAGGTGGGCCAGTCGGTGATTGCTATTGGGAATGCGCTCGGCGAATACCGCAACACCGTTTCCGCGGGCGTGGTGTCTGGTCTTGCTCGATCCGTCTCGGCTTCGACAAATTATGGAAATTCGGAAACCTTGCCGAACGTGATTCAGACTGATGCAGCGATTAATCCGGGGAACTCGGGCGGACCGCTCCTTGACCTCGTTGGCCATGTCATCGGAGTAAACGTGGCGGCGAGTACGGGCGGGGCAGAAAATATTGGTTTCGCGTTGCCAGCGAATGCCGTGAAGAAGGCGGTTGATTCGATCAAGGAGAACGGACGGGTCATTCGACCATACATCGGCGTTCGCTACATCCCGATCACCGACGAGGTGAAGAATGCGAATGATCTAACCGTTGATTATGGGGTACTTGTGCTGCGCGGGGCGAGGATGGGCGATCTAGCAGTTGTCCCCGGTTCGCCTGCTGACAAGGCGGGACTAGAGGAGAACGATATTATTCTGGAAATTAATGGTGAGAAGGTGACCTCAAAGACGCCTCTTGAAAATATGATCGCCTCGCACAGTGTGGGCGACAAGATTTCGCTCAAGATTCAACATGATGGGAAGGATAAGACGGTGACCGTAACTTTAGAGGAGCGAAAAACCGATTAGTTGGGCTTGTGGATAGTTTTTCCCAGCATTTTAAGGCCTGTGCTACGCTTGCCGGCGTAAAAGGTTAATGAATTAAAGAATTTCCATATGGCACGTCTAACGAAGGCACAGATCATGACCGCACTTTCAGAAACCTGGGGCGTCTCCAAGAAGGATGCTTCTGACATGTATGACAAGTTCATGGCTGTAGTTTTCTCTGAGATCAAGCGCTCTGGCGAGTTCGTTATGCCAGGCCTCGGCAAGCTCGTTAAGAAGAACCGTCCAGCACGCATGGGCCGCAACCCAGCCACTGGCGAGACCATCAAGATCCCAGCCAAGACCGTTCTCAAGTTCGGCGTTAGCAAAGCAGCTAAGGAAGCTCTTCTCTAATTTCAGAGAAGTTAAGCACACGTTAAAACAAAAATCCTCGACAACAGTCGGGGATTTTTGATAAAAGGGGTACAGACTATGCGTCGCCTAGTAACCATTATCCCAACCAGCTTTGTTCTAGCCGCGATGGTTTTGTTTGGGGCGTTTGTTAACCAGCCTTCTGCTCCTCATGATTTGGCTGCGGCCGAACCGGCGGTGAAGGACGCTGTGGCCGTTGTTTTGAAGAGCCGAGAAGCAGAGATTTTGCGCTCTGATGACGCTTCTTTTGGCGACAAGGACACCATTAATATCCTGACCCTCGGGCTGGACTCGCGTAAGGAGGGAGCTTACGCGCATTGCGACGCCATTCACATGGTGAGCCTGAACGTGAAGACGTGGACGATGACCATCATCTCGGTGCCTCGCGGAACTTCTACTTCGTTGCCGCCCATTGCTGGCCACACTTATTTGCCGACCGACTATTACCTAGCGAATGCTTGTTACTTTGGCGGACTCGACTACGGGGTGAAGCGGATAGAGCAGGTGGCCGGCGTGAAAGCTGACTACGTAGCCACCGTTGGTTTTTCTGAGGCGATTGGGATTTTTCGAGCGCTCAATCTGCCGACTACTGACACGCTCGAGTTTTTGAGACATCGACGAAGCTACCAAATTGGCGATCCACAAAGAAGCGCCAACCAGGGCGTGTTCATGAAAGACATTTTGCTCAAGCTCACGAGCGGGGATAAGATTCCCACTCCGTTCCTGTATCTCATGTACAAGTTCGTACATACAGATATGGACTTCGCGACGGTGAAAGCACTTTATGATGCGTACTACGCGGCGGGGATTG
This window encodes:
- a CDS encoding trypsin-like peptidase domain-containing protein; protein product: MDNESLKKSFLFGFLGACACNAMLIFGVVAVIKHTDVGSWVAQNLNIQPAAASSSPVILTDSTGKADNIVSVVEKANPAVVAIVISKDVPVMEQYMQNFNPFGNGRGGFQIPQYRQNGTKKQEVGGGSGFFVSDDGYLVSNAHVVADDSAEYTVFLTDGTKYEAKMIAKDTVLDIALLKVEAKGVPYLSFGDSESLKVGQSVIAIGNALGEYRNTVSAGVVSGLARSVSASTNYGNSETLPNVIQTDAAINPGNSGGPLLDLVGHVIGVNVAASTGGAENIGFALPANAVKKAVDSIKENGRVIRPYIGVRYIPITDEVKNANDLTVDYGVLVLRGARMGDLAVVPGSPADKAGLEENDIILEINGEKVTSKTPLENMIASHSVGDKISLKIQHDGKDKTVTVTLEERKTD
- a CDS encoding HU family DNA-binding protein — encoded protein: MARLTKAQIMTALSETWGVSKKDASDMYDKFMAVVFSEIKRSGEFVMPGLGKLVKKNRPARMGRNPATGETIKIPAKTVLKFGVSKAAKEALL